A window of the Hordeum vulgare subsp. vulgare chromosome 5H, MorexV3_pseudomolecules_assembly, whole genome shotgun sequence genome harbors these coding sequences:
- the LOC123397502 gene encoding uncharacterized protein LOC123397502 yields the protein MGTLVGHVAPGAGFLLIGLWQLFNHIRLFSLRPGSYAAPVWFPARGVRHLELILVIVGTSMSILMELVIGPAKHQPFDDDGTIPSDHLHNFEHASISLALLAFAAVTIHMDRVRAPMRDAVSQLAAAAAFAQQLLIFHLHSADHMGVEGQFHWLLQAVIAVTLVTTVLGIPYPRSFVVSLVRSASLVFQGVWFIVMGVMLWTPGLIPKGCFLNREDGHDVVRCRTDEALHRAKSLVNLQFSWYLTGTLVFVVAFYLQVSRLYPEEPQYLPLVKGGRAGGRFSIGDDDDHEDDDDEDDDMEAAKRGYGHVVSGTKPMEVER from the coding sequence ATGGGCACCCTCGTCGGCCACGTCGCGCCGGGCGCCGGCTTCCTCCTCATAGGCCTGTGGCAGCTGTTCAACCACATCCGGCTGTTCTCGCTGCGGCCCGGCTCCTACGCCGCGCCGGTCTGGTTCCCCGCGCGCGGCGTCCGCCACCTCGAgctcatcctcgtcatcgtcggcACGTCGATGTCCATCCTGATGGAGCTCGTGATCGGCCCCGCGAAGCACCAGCCGTTCGACGACGACGGGACCATCCCGTCCGACCACCTCCACAACTTCGAGCACGCGTCCATCTCGCTCGCCCTGCTCGCGTTCGCCGCGGTCACCATCCACATGGACAGGGTCCGGGCGCCGATGCGGGACGCCGTGTCGCAGCTGGCCGCCGCCGCGGCGTTCGCGCAGCAGCTGCTCATCTTCCACCTCCACTCCGCGGACCACATGGGCGTGGAGGGGCAGTTCCACTGGCTGCTGCAGGCCGTCATCGCCGTCACGCTGGTCACCACGGTGCTGGGCATCCCGTACCCGCGGAGCTTCGTGGTGAGCCTGGTCAGGTCGGCGAGCCTCGTGTTCCAGGGCGTGTGGTTCATCGTCATGGGCGTCATGCTCTGGACGCCGGGGCTCATCCCCAAGGGGTGCTTCCTCAACCGCGAGGACGGCCACGACGTGGTCCGGTGCCGCACCGACGAGGCGCTCCACCGCGCCAAGTCGCTGGTCAACCTGCAGTTCAGCTGGTACCTGACGGGCACCCTGGTGTTCGTCGTCGCGTTCTACCTGCAGGTCAGCAGGCTGTATCCCGAAGAGCCGCAGTACTTGCCGCTGGTCAAGGGGGGACGCGCCGGCGGCCGGTTCAGCATCGGGGACGACGACGAtcacgaggacgatgacgacgaggatgatgacatggaggCCGCGAAGCGTGGCTACGGGCACGTGGTCAGCGGCACAAAACCCATGGAGGTAGAGAGGTAG